The nucleotide sequence CTTCATATAAAATATCTGTAGCAATATTATCCTGTaaagaaatataataattagtcATACAgattaaaagaaaatgaagataaatttaattatattcatGCTTTaactataatagccacttCTTTGACCTAAAAATTGGGATGAAGAAGCTATTTATTCCgttaaataacttattttcCCGTGACCGCTAAAATTATCATTTCCCGCGAAAGCAAGAGTTCTTACACCCGCAAGAACAGaaaataattctaaaaattgtacaatttaaaaaaaatttaaaaaaaaattaaaaatgtcataaattAGTATACAATACTCGTGCGCATTGGTGATGATGACATTTGCTTTCTTGTCATCCTCGCTATGCTCGAGCGACCAAATACACTACAATTTACACTAGTGCgcgaaattctgaattttatGCCGAGCGTGTGCGAAACTCTGAATTTCGCGCACGCTCATCTGCTAAGAACGTAGGTTCGCACACTCGTgtcaaaatagtatatttcgatacaagtgcGCACATGTATCGAACCATATTTTTCAACACGACGTGCGCAAAAACCGCGGTTTTCGCGGGGCACGTTTTTCGTGTAGCGTTTGCGAAACAACGTTTCCATAACAACGGCATGTTTCACGccatattatttgttttgcGCACTAGTTGAAAAACCTGGTGTTTCGCGCAGGAAAAACGATCCCGAGAAACCGCGTTTCACGCACGGAgtgttaaaaaattgtatttttaaactgttaatttttatatttttgttgttaaattaaaaaattcttgaaagattcgaaaagttttaaaaataaaaaatatttaaaataaaaaaattaaaaatgttgaaaattacaaaaattttaaaaactataaaatgtttaaaatgtttaaaaaatgaaatgaattaaatgaaataattttgatgGTGTTTATAAGCATCTAAAacgcaaaaattaattaattgcgtCACATAAACTATGGTGTGCaacaagggctaagtgggctttttgacCTCCTATGGTTGTAGTATGAGTCGAAACCAGTATGAAACATTATTCTCTGCACTTTCAAAtcttttgttataaaaaaatatatcattttgATCATATATCTTGCTACTTCTTTctttcaaaatatttcaattgaaGACGTAAtagccctggtagaaaattaatgattcgaatttgaggttacgaggttaggataatcaccagctaaatgaatgaatttaatttattaatattttaattcttaaCATTTAATATAGTCCTATTCTACTATCTAAACAAGGGTTGTATGATACGCATGCACTGCACTTCATTTCCAAAAactaaactaaaaaagaacccATTCAAACATTCATTGTGGCTTCGAGTACATaagataagaatttcacatttttcttgtcATCGGAGATTTTTGACCAAAATCTTAAATCAGccaattaaagtaataatgCAATAAAGATTGCTTGAACTTATCAAGCAGCTCTtggcattttcaaaaagagtGCACATCAATACTCTTTATTgtgttattactttaattgactgatttgaTATTTTGGTCAAAAATCACCGATGACaagaaaaatgtcaaattCTTATCTTATGTACTCGAAACCACAATAAATGTTGTATTCAAGTATAGCATAACAAATTTTGCATTAATTAGGTTTATAAAATCTCtagagttaaaaataaaaaaaaaatttttaacgtaATCTGGAGAAGATGTGGGAGCTACTAAGAATTTGCAAATGCGCCCCAGGGTATTTAGTATTTAAAATCCCCAAAAAAAACTATGACATGGATTGacataattttataagttatatGGAgtgaaaaacagtgtttttagcTTCGACATCCCCTCAACtatcaaataatattttaatcgttaaataaattatgaatgtatacataaaataaatggTTATAATAAACATATATCATGAGTTGCAgaagaaaatttattaaccGTAGAAGTACGgaacaaaaatttataatttttatacaatacttttcatttactttttggcaaaatacatttttttatacaactCATGAAACAAAAGTGCATATCAGAACAATATactttatatagatttatgattcattatatttttgaaacatATACACAGATTATAAATgtatcaaataaaatataggATAATTCACTTACAGAATCAAATAATTTGTAGTCATGTACATCAGATGATTTAGCATTTTGCGTGTCTCCTACTATTGGATTATTGTCGTCAATTTTAATCGTTTCAACTAATTGTCGAATTGCAGGCAACTCTGGCTCAATAGGGATTGAACTACAGTTAATTTTATGTAGATCATctattttttccttaaaaatcaataggtgaaaataaaatgaaatatagaaattaatgatttattagaaaaagtaTCATATTCATAACTATACAAACCTCTTCAATGGATTTTTTAGCTTTAGTGATAGCATATTTTGTTACTGGTGCATTTTCATCATATAgatacttttttctctttttctctgaCATGTTTTGATTGCTGTATATAATTGTCTATGATGTTTGGTTATAAcgaaaaatataagtataaataaacacagccgtgctctctctctctctcactctctctctctctctctctctctctctctctctctctctctctctctctacacacacacacaaacacacacacacacacacacacacacatatatatatatatatatatatatatatataaccatAGCATGATTCAACGCGTGCCGTACGTTCCGTCATTCCGTTATACTTATGTAGGTACGTTCGAGATTCCGTTATATCTCTATCTTTCACCGTGATCGCGCTGATCATCCCAGCTTAATTATATAGTGTACTGACTCTATGAACTTATACAGTAAAACGCATTCGGAATGTTGGATgcgttttatttatatgcGTTTTATTTAGTGCTTACTAACAGTGTTTTCAGCATATTAATTGTATGCACACTTGATTCATTGACGtgttttttatagaaaaattgtttaacGTGCTAAATTATTAATGGTGCACAATGGAATTCGCATTGGTACGATTCATCATTAATGAGTCAAAAATAGAATGCGTTTTACCAGTtatgaaaattaaagaaaaaataaagacaaAAGAAGGTGTTGAATTGCAGTCATTTATGCCAAAAGATGAAAATGATTTCATTAGTAGTAAATGGTACTTTGCTAAATATGGATCTGATTCTGGAGACTCTGATGCAACAATTAAATGGTCTAGAATAACTATTTTATACCTAGGTGGTAAGCAAAAAGCCAAATTTAATTTCCGTGCCCGCAAGGCAAAATGATTTAACaacatatttttgtttcaaGATATTCACATTTTAATGTTTTGATAAATAATTAGTTTATGCATCTtgcttaaaattcttattaataatattctttAAAGAGAAATCATACGCTTCCTCTTttaggaagctttgtaatagtaacaTTTTCAGTTTCACATTATTCATTTcaaaacagaatttataaaatatttttaatacgttacacaagaaaactgaaaacataaaattatatgaaataaaaatacccttTTAGCAACAGAAGATGACATTGAAAGGAAGAGAAGCAACGAAAGATTAAAATACACTAGTACTAAATACATGGAAACAGACGGTTTTGACGAAGATAGCAATTTGGAATTGTTGGTAAGGGTTGAACTTGCGTATGAATCATTGATAATAACAATAGACATATTGCTATCGTTAGTATTGAGCCAAATaagtagttttttttctttctaatttttatgttttatacATGAGCTCTGAGTTTTTTCAGAGGTAAGGTTTATAGTTGAGCTATGGTTCTGAGAAGTAcgataataaagaaaattggTAACCTGTTTTAACCCATTAACGTCCAAAACAGAGAAATCGTAACTCTGTTTTCAACCGTAAATCTATCACATATTCCACGAATATATTCAAAGCAAACATACTTTTTCTGaagtattttaataaaaaccaCCCACGTCCACTTTTTTGATCGAATGCATGGCATAACATCATCGcaattttttaaggtttttgattttttactcaaaaacaaagcgttatataagaaaaagttagagaataaaaagtacttaGAATTGACCAAGAAgtatatctgaattttttcgagacgattcgatgaaattttccaatttgtcataaattgccaataggcaaaaataaaaaagttgctcaaaactcagtgaaaaaatttagacatATTCCTTGATTGATTCTAAGCACattttattcttattgattttttcgtcgaatgcattatattcgtgaaaaaaattcgtgaaagTTTGGGCAAAATTTTGCGCTTCAGGCACCATTTTCTagccgccatattgaatttctgGATTCGGGACCAAACTGAATTTAAAGTACAACTCATTTATGCACTcatagttgaaaaataaagttccgtCCTCAACGTTAACACAACAAGAaattggatttaaaaaaaaaagtatcgaaattttgcattttttcttttaaacgtcgccatattggatttttgagtgaaaaatacgcaattctgataccagaaatggaaagtagagaaaaaaatacttcagaAAAAGTATGTTTGCTTTGAATATATCCGTGGAATATGTGATAGATTTACGGTTGAAAACAGAGTTACGATTTCTCTGTTTTGGACGTTAATGGGTTAATAAGCTTTTCCATTTAAAGTTTGAAAGTAATGTACTTTTTCTCAATTATTATTAGCTTTCTTTCTTTACAATTTATGGCATTTTGTTTGTTCTGCAATAAGACAGAAAGTATATAATAACAAAACATTAAAGTGAAAActtctaaataatttttaaatatttttgaaagcTATATTTTGTTAGAAACATCTATACTTACTGCTTAAAGAGGTTGCTCTGGTACGTCGACAGTAAAAATGTatacacatttttaaaattcttataataATTTGGGACttagaaaatgtaaataaataataattttggatAAAGAAATGAAactgtttaaaaataatccaaTGCACACAACATTTGACTGGTTTTGTGGTTAAGTGCATGTATTTTGTAAAGTAATtaagtaattaattattatgcaTAGAGGTATGGTTAAATTCGTCAAATATTAGTTTTcttgtacaaaaatttttaacagaaactgtttgttaataaaattaatatttgcaAATTAAAACCAAGACCATAATACtgcatataaaattgaaaaaaattttattattatcttgTCATTAGGGTATCCAAACGACTTTGAATTTTGCATATGCTTTTGACACTGCGTAAACTCTGCACAAAAAAATCTTGCTCACTACACAAAAATAActgtatacataaaaattgtacacaaatatttactgcgcaagatttttcttcatgcatttttttttatttcaccaGAATGGTAAACTCTACACAATTGTGTAACCAATTGttgttatacattttttattatttaacttgaCCATTTAATACTCTACTCAATCGTTTAAGAAATTGTTATACATTGTTGCAGCATTAGATAATTCATTGTATAGAGTTTACTGGTGTAGTAAAATAATCTAAAATGCATGCAGGGAAATTTTGTGTACAATTTGTATGAATACAAAATATGTGtgtaataagttatttttgtGCAGTATGTAGGACTTTTTTTGCGTAGCGTTTATGTGCTGAAAAGTGTTTTATTCATATATTAGCTATATAATCTCCTAACATCGCTTGGTAATAGAACATTTTTAAGGCCCATAATATAAGGCCTAATGTTATAACGTTAATTTTTTAGTTAAGCCAGGTGATCTTTTAACGACAGAGCCAGTAACGATAAGCCCTTTGATATGAGATTAGTCTTTTAAAACAGTATAGCCGGAAAcaataagccctttaatataatataagataAGATATCTACGCATAATAACTTATTTCCTAAATATgtttgttattttaaaatcagatcAACCTCTTTAACATGTATAATCTTTTTGATTTACAAAACTTAAGAACACATCAGATTGAAACATATGAATGTTTTTGTATTCGTTTATTGAGATTTATGCAGTTCTAGAGTACTATGAGGAAAGTCAACTTACGTAACGCGTtaattaaggggatgtcggagCAACGCTGATTGGTTGAAATGTTCTGGTTttcttaacctcaaaaatattttagattataaataataagcaCATACACTTATTTATAGCACATAAACGCGGTGTTCTGAGGTGcgtattataatattctacaTTTAAAAGCGCTCAAATATGTACACTCATGTGTAATTTAGACAAACAATGAAAAGTACAGAGCGAGGTTAACCCATTAGAGCCTGAATGGACACTTTTCGACA is from Nasonia vitripennis strain AsymCx chromosome 1, Nvit_psr_1.1, whole genome shotgun sequence and encodes:
- the LOC116738476 gene encoding uncharacterized protein LOC116738476; protein product: MSEKKRKKYLYDENAPVTKYAITKAKKSIEEEKIDDLHKINCSSIPIEPELPAIRQLVETIKIDDNNPIVGDTQNAKSSDVHDYKLFDSVSELSYILFDTFIICVYVSKI